Proteins encoded together in one Salvelinus namaycush isolate Seneca chromosome 26, SaNama_1.0, whole genome shotgun sequence window:
- the LOC120021408 gene encoding H(+)/Cl(-) exchange transporter 5-like, producing MDNTGYCNDSFNSIRSSTSDEDMVEIAGSTLDFSNTEDVPPLDRDYGSGDNPGMEEVNGVPKLMDLLDEPVPGVGTYEDFNTIDWVREKSKDRDRHREITSKSKESTWALVNSVCDAFSGWLLMLLIGLMSGALAGGIDISAHWMTDLKEGVCLNGFWFNHEHCCWTSNETTFQERDKCPQWKSWAELIIGTTEGPFAYIMNYLMYVCWALLFSFLAVTLVRAFAPYACGSGIPEIKTILSGFIIRGYLGKWTLVIKTITLVLAVSSGLSLGKEGPLVHVACCCGNILCHLFTKYRKNEAKRREVLSAAAAVGVSVAFGAPIGGVLFSLEEVSYYFPLKTLWRSFFAALVAAFTLRSINPFGNSRLVLFYVEFHTPWHLLELVPFILLGIFGGIWGAFFIRANIAWCRRRKTTWLGHYPVLEVLVVTAVTAVVAFPNSYTRTSTSELISELFNDCGLLDSSKLCNYDNANVTKSSNELPDRPAGNDVYTAMWQLSLALVFKMLITVVTFGMKVPSGLFIPSMAVGAIAGRLLGIGMEQLAYYHHDWAIFRGWCSPGADCITPGLYAMVGAAACLGGVTRMTVSLVVIMFELTGGLEYIVPLMAAAMTSKWVADAIGREGIYEAHIRLNGYPFLEAKEEFSHKTLAMDVMRPRRSDPPLSVLTQDGMTVEDVETMITDTTYSGFPVVVSHESQRLVGFVLRRDLTISIDNARQRQDGIVSTSRVFFTEYTPPQPPNSPPPLKLRGIMDLSPFTVTDHTAMDIVVDIFRKLGLRQCLITHNGRLLGIITKKDILKHVAQIANRDPDSILFN from the exons ATGGATAACACCGGATATTGCAACGATAGCTTCAATAGCATACGAAGTAGCACAAGTGACGAGGACATGGTGGAGATAGCAGGGTCGACATTAGACTTCTCTAACACGGAGGATGTACCACCCTTGGACCGAGACTATGGTTCTG gGGATAACCCAGGTATGGAGGAGGTGAACGGGGTTCCTAAACTGATGGACCTGCTTGATGAGCCTGTGCCTGGGGTGGGCACCTATGAGGACTTTAACACCATAGACTGGGTGCGGGAGAAGTCCAAAGACCGTGACCGGCACAGAGAG ATTACCAGTAAAAGCAAAGAGTCTACATGGGCACTGGTGAACAGTGTCTGTGATGCTTTCTCTGGATGGCTGCTCATGCTGCTGATTGGACTCATGTCAG GCGCGTTGGCAGGTGGGATTGACATATCAGCCCACTGGATGACCGACCTGAAGGAAGGGGTTTGTCTGAACGGGTTCTGGTTCAACCATGAACACTGCTGTTGGACCTCCAACGAGACCACCTTCCAAGAGAGGGACAAGTGTCCACAGTGGAAAAGCTGGGCTGAGCTCATTATCGGCACAACAGAG GGTCCCTTTGCGTACATTATGAACTACCTAATGTACGTGTGCTGGGCTCTGCTATTCTCCTTCCTGGCCGTGACACTGGTCAGGGCCTTCGCCCCCTATGCCTGTGGTTCTGGAATCCCAGAG ATCAAAACCATATTGAGTGGTTTCATCATCCGAGGGTATCTGGGGAAGTGGACCCTGGTGATTAAGACCATCACCCTGGTCCTGGCTGTGTCGTCGGGGCTCAGCCTGGGGAAGGAGGGGCCCCTGGTCCACGTGGCCTGCTGCTGTGGCAACATCCTCTGCCACCTCTTCACCAAGTACCGCAAGAATGAGGCCAAGCGCAGAGAG GTTCTGTCTGCCGCTGCAGCAGTTGGTGTGTCTGTGGCTTTTGGGGCCCCCATAGGAGGAGTGCTCTTCAGTCTGGAGGAG GTGAGCTACTACTTCCCTCTGAAGACCCTGTGGCGGTCATTCTTCGCAGCCCTGGTGGCAGCCTTCACCCTGCGCTCCATCAACCCGTTTGGCAACAGCCGCCTGGTGCTGTTCTACGTGGAGTTCCACACCCCCTGGCACCTCCTGGAGCTTGTACCCTTCATCCTCCTGGGCATCTTCGGGGGCATCTGGGGCGCCTTCTTCATCCGCGCCAACATTGCGTGGTGCCGGAGGCGTAAGACCACGTGGCTGGGCCACTACCCGGTCCTGGAGGTGCTGGTTGTCACTGCGGTGACGGCGGTGGTGGCTTTCCCTAACAGCTACACCCGCACTAGCACCAGTGAGCTCATCTCTGAGCTCTTCAACGACTGTGGCCTGCTGGACTCCTCCAAGCTATGTAACTATGACAATGCCAACGTCACCAAGAGCAGCAACGAGCTGCCGGACCGCCCGGCTGGAAATGATGTTTACACGGCCATGTGGCAGCTGTCCCTGGCCCTGGTCTTTAAGATGCTCATCACCGTGGTTACCTTCGGCATGAAG GTTCCCTCTGGTCTGTTCATACCCAGCATGGCGGTAGGGGCGATCGCAGGCAGGCTGCTGGGAATAGGCATGGAGCAGCTGGCCTACTACCACCATGACTGGGCGATCTTCAGGGGTTGGTGTTCTCCTGGTGCTGACTGCATCACCCCAGGCCTCTACGCCATGGTGGGGGCTGCTGCCTGCTTAG GTGGGGTGACCCGTATGACCGTGTCCCTGGTGGTCATCATGTTCGAGCTGACCGGAGGGCTGGAGTACATCGTGCCCCTGATGGCTGCGGCCATGACCAGTAAGTGGGTGGCGGACGCCATCGGGCGCGAGGGGATCTACGAGGCTCACATCCGCCTCAACGGTTACCCCTTCCTGGAGGCCAAGGAGGAGTTCAGTCATAAGACCCTGGCCATGGACGTGATGCGGCCGCGTCGCAGTGACCCGCCGCTCTCCGTACTGACCCAGGATGGCATGACGGTAGAGGACGTGGAGACCATGATCACTGACACCACCTACAGCGGCTTCCCCGTGGTGGTCTCCCATGAGTCCCAACGCCTAGTGGGATTCGTGCTGCGAAGGGACCTCACCATCTCCATAG atAATGCCAGACAGCGTCAGGATGGGATAGTGAGCACATCGAGGGTCTTCTTTACAGAGTACACGCCCCCTCAGCCCCCCAACAGCCCCCCTCCTCTGAAGCTCAGAGGCATCATGGACCTTAGTCCCTTCACCGTCACAGACCACACCGCCATGGACATTGTGGTGGACATCTTCAGGAAGCTGGGCCTGCGCCAGTGCCTCATCACACACAATGG CCGCTTGCTGGGTATTATCACAAAGAAGGACATTCTGAAGCACGTGGCTCAGATAGCCAACCGGGACCCAGACTCGATCCTCTTCAACTGA